In Helianthus annuus cultivar XRQ/B chromosome 9, HanXRQr2.0-SUNRISE, whole genome shotgun sequence, the following are encoded in one genomic region:
- the LOC110879384 gene encoding F-box protein At1g47056, with protein sequence MGQSQSINGRVINRRRDNSVDHLRRSMPDEDPKELRSFLTEKDVEDEECVTVSGDISILPDACLACIFQFLSSGDRKQCSLVCRRWLEIEGQSRHRLTLNAQSELVSVVTSLFSRFDSVTKLSLKCDRRSVSIGDDGLVLISQRCRNLTRLKLRSCRKLTDIGMETFAKNCNNLKRFSCGSCAFGAKGINAVINNCSLLEELSVKRLRGVGNGGVVEPIGPGLAALSLKFICLKDLYNAQCFGPLIIGSKNLRTLKLFRCSGDWDRLLELVSDHVDGLVEVHLERLQMSDDGLVAVSHCQNLEILHILKTPDCSNLGLVSVAENCKLLRKLHIDGWKTNRINDDGLIGVSKYCVNLQELVLIGVDCTRVSLELLATNCQKLERLALCGSETVGDAEISCIAEKCTALKKLCIKSCPVSDLGMEALAGGCPNLVKVKVKKCRGVTGDGVGWLRASRESLAVNLDTTEVESQDAVSDGGQDENPAAANQIEVASNVASSSSSRSTSFKARFGLIAGRNLVSCAFRKWSSFSGGSPCH encoded by the coding sequence ATGGGCCAATCACAGTCAATTAACGGCAGAGTCATCAACCGACGTCGAGATAACTCCGTCGATCACCTACGCAGATCGATGCCGGACGAAGATCCAAAGGAATTACGTTCATTTCTAACGGAAAAAGACGTTGAAGACGAAGAATGTGTTACGGTTAGCGGAGATATTTCGATTCTTCCAGACGCGTGTCTCGCGTGCATCTTCCAGTTTCTCAGTTCCGGCGACCGGAAACAATGCTCACTCGTGTGCCGCCGGTGGCTGGAGATCGAAGGACAGAGTCGTCATCGTCTCACTCTCAACGCACAATCGGAACTCGTTTCCGTCGTGACATCACTCTTCTCTCGATTCGATTCGGTAACCAAACTCTCTCTGAAATGCGACCGTAGATCTGTAAGCATCGGAGACGACGGACTTGTTCTAATCTCTCAGCGTTGCCGGAATCTCACGCGCCTGAAGCTCCGATCGTGCCGGAAATTGACGGATATAGGTATGGAAACTTTTGCTAAGAATTGTAATAATTTGAAGAGGTTTTCGTGTGGATCGTGTGCTTTTGGTGCTAAAGGAATCAACGCTGTGATTAATAACTGCTCGTTGTTAGAAGAATTATCGGTTAAGCGGTTACGTGGCGTTGGTAATGGTGGTGTAGTGGAGCCCATTGGACCAGGTTTAGCTGCTTTGTCTCTTAAGTTTATTTGTTTAAAGGATCTGTATAATGCACAGTGTTTCGGACCGTTGATAATCGGATCGAAAAATTTAAGGACATTGAAGTTGTTTAGGTGTTCTGGAGACTGGGATAGGTTACTGGAGTTGGTTAGTGATCATGTGGATGGATTGGTAGAGGTTCATCTGGAAAGGCTGCAGATGAGTGATGATGGCCTTGTAGCAGTTTCACATTGTCAAAATTTGGAAATACTGCATATTTTGAAAACACCAGATTGTTCGAATTTAGGTTTAGTTTCTGTTGCTGAGAATTGTAAGCTTTTGAGGAAGCTTCATATTGACGGTTGGAAAACGAATAGGATAAACGATGATGGGTTGATTGGTGTGTCAAAATACTGTGTCAATCTTCAAGAGTTGGTGCTTATTGGTGTTGATTGTACTCGTGTTAGTTTAGAGCTGTTAGCTACGAATTGCCAGAAGCTAGAGCGATTGGCGTTATGCGGGAGTGAAACGGTTGGGGATGCTGAGATTTCCTGCATTGCTGAAAAATGCACAGCTTTGAAGAAGCTTTGCATCAAGAGTTGCCCTGTATCTGATCTTGGAATGGAAGCGCTTGCAGGTGGGTGTCCGAATTTGGTGAAAGTTAAGGTGAAGAAGTGTCGTGGAGTGACGGGTGATGGTGTCGGTTGGTTGAGGGCTAGCAGGGAGTCGTTGGCTGTGAATTTGGACACTACAGAAGTTGAGAGTCAGGATGCGGTTAGTGATGGTGGTCAAGATGAAAACCCTGCTGCAGCTAACCAAATTGAGGTAGCTAGTAATGTTGCTTCCAGCAGTAGTAGTAGATCAACATCATTCAAGGCTAGATTTGGCCTTATTGCTGGGAGAAATTTAGTGTCGTGCGCATTCAGGAAGTGGTCAAGCTTCAGCGGTGGTTCCCCATGTCATTGA
- the LOC110879385 gene encoding adhesive plaque matrix protein-like, producing the protein MVGAPISSTTTMDTKYAPPAGPYATPAAALSTVQSYNPSAPPAAASYSAMPQPAAPYPAAPYPASTYTNASSIYPTAPTALTTSSPFPSYPPNSVLPSYPPNSTYPPSGSSPFPGLNTYPPTSGNITYPPSTTYPPSTTTYPPQTTYPPSTTTYPPQTTYPPPTATYPQQTTYPPQTTYPPSTYPPQTTYPPSTYPPQTTYPPSAATYQPQATYPPSAATYPPQTTYPAPQGYPTQQTTGAYPPPPSVAVYPPPPPY; encoded by the coding sequence ATGGTCGGTGCACCCATCTCCTCCACTACCACCATGGATACTAAATATGCTCCACCTGCGGGACCATACGCTACCCCAGCCGCCGCACTTTCCACGGTCCAGTCATACAATCCTTCAGCCCCACCAGCAGCCGCCTCTTACTCCGCCATGCCACAACCTGCAGCCCCTTACCCTGCTGCCCCCTACCCTGCATCAACCTACACAAACGCATCGTCTATCTATCCTACAGCTCCAACTGCTTTAACCACATCTTCCCCTTTCCCATCATACCCTCCTAATTCAGTTTTACCATCTTACCCTCCAAATTCAACATATCCTCCTTCTGGATCAAGCCCTTTTCCGGGATTAAACACATACCCTCCAACTTCTGGTAACATAACTTACCCTCCTAGCACTACATATCCACCATCAACCACCACATATCCACCGCAGACAACATATCCACCATCAACCACCACATATCCACCGCAGACAACATATCCACCACCAACCGCCACATATCCACAGCAGACAACATATCCACCGCAGACAACATATCCGCCATCCACATATCCACCACAGACAACATATCCGCCATCAACATATCCACCACAGACAACATATCCGCCATCAGCTGCCACATATCAGCCGCAGGCAACATATCCACCGTCAGCTGCCACTTATCCGCCACAGACAACATATCCAGCACCACAAGGTTATCCTACACAACAAACAACCGGAGCGTATCCACCACCTCCATCTGTTGCAGTGtacccgccaccaccaccatactAA
- the LOC110879387 gene encoding low-temperature-induced cysteine proteinase, producing MKLPSMATLLLFTLFTISTVSSAVDMSIIRYDTTNWRTDEEVNALYESWLVKHGKTYNAIGEKDKRFEIFKDNLRFIDEHNSGDHSYKLGLNKFADLTNEEYRATYTGVKIVDSKKKLNSVKSDRYAFRLGDSLPESVDWRESGAVTQVKDQGSCGSCWAFSATGSVEGINKIVTGDLISVSEQELVDCDTSYNEGCNGGLMDYAFEFIIKNGGIDTEQDYPYTGRDGRCDANKKNAKVVTIDGYEDVPVNDESSLKKAVVNQPIAVAIEAGGRDFQFYTSGIFTGSCGTALDHGVLAVGYGTENGKDYWIVKNSWGAEWGESGYLKMERNIKDKTGLCGIAMEASYPIKTGDNPPNPGPTPPSPAAPEVVCDAYSTCPESTTCCCIYEYYGYCFAWGCCPLEGASCCDDHYSCCPHDYPICNVRRGTCSKSKNSPLEVNASKRILATPTKLKRSSA from the exons ATGAAGCTTCCTTCAATGGCCACACTCCTCCTCTTCACCCTCTTCACCATCTCCACCGTCTCCTCCGCCGTCGACATGTCCATCATCCGTTACGACACCACCAACTGGCGCACTGACGAAGAAGTCAACGCTCTCTACGAGTCATGGCTCGTGAAACATGGGAAAACGTACAACGCTATTGGAGAAAAAGACAAGAGGTTTGAGATCTTTAAAGATAACCTCCGTTTCATCGATGAACATAATTCTGGTGACCACTCCTATAAGCTTGGACTCAACAAGTTTGCCGATCTGACTAACGAAGAGTACCGTGCAACTTATACTGGTGTCAAGATTGTTGACAGTAAGAAGAAGTTGAACTCGGTTAAGAGTGATCGGTATGCTTTTCGGTTAGGTGATTCCTTGCCGGAATCAGTAGATTGGAGAGAATCTGGTGCTGTCACACAAGTCAAAGATCAAGGAAGTTGTG GAAGTTGTTGGGCATTTTCTGCCACGGGATCGGTGGAAGGGATCAACAAGATCGTGACGGGTGATCTGATCTCAGTTTCTGAACAGGAGCTTGTTGATTGTGATACATCCTACAATGAAGGATGTAATGGTGGTCTTATGGATTACGCTTTTGAATTTATTATAAAGAATGGTGGGATTGATACCGAACAAGACTATCCTTACACTGGTAGAGATGGTAGATGTGACGCTAACAAG AAAAACGCAAAGGTTGTTACCATTGATGGTTATGAAGATGTACCGGTTAATGATGAATCGTCGCTCAAAAAGGCTGTTGTGAACCAACCTATAGCGGTTGCTATTGAAGCCGGTGGCAGGGATTTCCAGTTTTACACTTCG GGTATCTTCACTGGTTCATGTGGAACAGCTTTGGATCATGGTGTGCTAGCTGTCGGGTACGGGACTGAAAATGGTAAAGATTATTGGATAGTGAAGAACTCATGGGGTGCGGAATGGGGAGAATCTGGTTACTTGAAGATGGAaagaaacattaaggacaaaacagGATTATGCGGTATTGCAATGGAGGCATCATACCCCATCAAGACCGGTGATAACCCACCAAACCCTGGCCCAACTCCACCATCTCCGGCTGCACCCGAAGTGGTATGTGATGCATACAGCACGTGCCCTGAAAGCACAACCTGCTGCTGCATTTATGAGTACTATGGCTACTGTTTCGCTTGGGGTTGCTGTCCGTTAGAGGGTGCGTCTTGCTGCGACGATCACTACAGTTGTTGCCCACATGATTATCCCATTTGCAATGTCCGACGTGGTACCTGCTCAAAG AGTAAGAACAGCCCATTGGAAGTCAATGCAAGCAAGAGGATTCTTGCAACACCAACAAAGTTGAAGAGGAGCAGTGCCTAA